In Paramormyrops kingsleyae isolate MSU_618 chromosome 13, PKINGS_0.4, whole genome shotgun sequence, a single window of DNA contains:
- the LOC111846754 gene encoding disintegrin and metalloproteinase domain-containing protein 10-like, whose translation MELNGALSLKLTFWLCCVGFAGGHYGNPLSKYIRHYEGLSYDTDDLHGKHQRAKRALCHEDGFLHLEFHAHGRHFNLRMKRDTKLFAPDFKLEMLGEDPNYDTSHIYSGEVYGEPGTLSHGSIVDGKFEGFIKTFHGTYYVEPTERYLKDRDVPFHSVIYHENDIDYPHKYGPQGGCADHSVFERMRKYQGSAMEEPAKENNEAKEEGGQAAGPELLRKRRAAQVEKNTCQLFIQTDHLFYKYYGTREAVIAQISSHVKAIDSIYQSTDFQGIRNISFMVKRIRVNTTVDERDRSNPFRFANIGVEKFLELNSEQNHDDYCLAYVFTDRDFDDGVLGLAWVGAPAGSSGGICEKSKLYSDGKKKSLNTGIITVQNYASHVPPKVSHITFAHEVGHNFGSPHDSGTECTPGESKSQDLKEKGNYIMYARATSGDKLNNNKFSTCSVRNISQVLEKKRANCFVESGQPICGNGLVEAGEECDCGYSDQCKDQCCYDANQADTLKCRLKPGKVCSPSQGPCCTPECTYKTRNDKCREESECAHQGMCSGGSANCPASEPKANFTACHGDTQVCLNGGCSGSICEKYGLEVCTCASVDGKDETELCHVCCMERMKPNTCSSTGSELWSRFFNKKVTTLQPGSPCNDFRGYCDVFMKCRLVDADGPLARLKKAIFNPELYENIAEWIVAHWWAVLLMGIALIMLMAGFIKICSVHTPSSNPKLPPPKPLPGTLKRRRPQHTQPQPQPQRHHRQPRENYQMGQMRR comes from the exons ACATTTCAATCTTCGAATGAAGAGGGATACCAAGCTTTTTGCCCCGGACTTCAAACTGGAGATGCTGGGAGAAGACCCAAACTACGACACGTCCCACATCTACTCGGGGGAGGTTTATG GGGAACCCGGAACCCTGAGTCATGGCTCCATCGTGGATGGAAAGTTCGAGGGCTTCATCAAAACCTTCCACGGCACATACTATGTGGAGCCCACTGAAAGGTACCTGAAGGACCGCGACGTGCCCTTCCACTCCGTCATCTACCACGAAAACGACATAG ATTACCCGCACAAGTACGGGCCCCAGGGGGGGTGTGCGGACCACTCCGTGTTCGAGAGGATGCGGAAGTACCAGGGTTCTGCTATGGAGGAGCCAGCAAAG gagaaCAACGAAGCGAAAGAGGAGGGGGGTCAGGCTGCGGGGCCCGAGCTGCTCAGGAAACGGAGAGCTGCACAGGTGGAGAAGAATACCTGTCAGCTCTTCATCCAGACCGACCACCTCTTCTACAAGTACTACGGTACCAGGGAGGCTGTGATTGCACAG ATCTCCAGCCACGTTAAGGCCATCGACTCCATTTACCAAAGCACTGACTTCCAAGGTATTCGGAACATCAGCTTCATGGTGAAGAGGATCCGG GTCAACACCACAGTTGATGAGCGGGACCGGTCCAATCCCTTTCGCTTTGCCAACATTGGGGTGGAGAAGTTCCTGGAGCTGAACTCGGAGCAGAACCACGATGACTACTGCCTGGCCTACGTCTTCACGGACCGTGACTTTGACGACGGGGTGCTTGGTCTGGCCTGGGTGGGGGCCCCGGCAG GCAGCTCAGGGGGCATTTGTGAGAAGAGCAAGCTATACTCAGACGGCAAGAAGAAGTCGCTGAACACCGGCATCATCACCGTGCAGAATTACGCCTCCCACGTGCCGCCTAAAGTCTCTCACATCACCTTTGCCCATGAGGTCGGGCACAACTTCGGTTCCCCG CACGACTCTGGTACAGAGTGTACCCCCGGGGAATCCAAGAGCCAAGACCTGAAGGAGAAAGGGAACTACATCATGTACGCCAGAGCCACGTCTGGGGACAAACTTAACAACAACAAGTTCTCCACCTGCAGTGTGCGCAACATCAGCCAGGTTCTGGAGAAGAAGCGAGCCAACTGCTTTGTGG AGTCGGGCCAGCCCATCTGTGGGAACGGCCTGGTGGAGGCGGGCGAGGAGTGTGACTGTGGCTACAGTGACCAGTGCAAGGACCAGTGTTGCTACGACGCCAACCAGGCTGACACCCTGAAGTGCAGGCTGAAGCCGGGGAAGGTCTGcag ccccagccagggcccctgCTGTACCCCCGAATGCACCTACAAAACCCGGAACGATAAGTGCCGCGAGGAGTCGGAGTGTGCCCACCAGGGCATGTGCAGCGGGGGCTCCGCCAACTGCCCTGCCTCCGAGCCCAAAGCCAACTTCACCGCCTGCCACGGGGACACACAAGTCTGCCTCAATGGG GGCTGCTCGGGCTCCATTTGCGAGAAGTACGGCCTGGAGGTGTGCACCTGTGCCAGCGTGGACGGCAAGGACGAGACGGAGCTGTGCCACGTCTGCTGCATGGAGAGAA TGAAGCCCAACACTTGCAGCAGCACTGGGTCCGAACTCTGGTCCCGCTTCTTCAACAAGAAGGTCACCACCCTGCAGCCGGGCTCGCCGTGCAACGACTTCCGCGGTTACTGCGACGTCTTCATGAAGTGCCGCCTGGTGGACGCTGACGGGCCACTGGCCAGGCTCAAGAAGGCCATCTTCAACCCAGAGCTTTACGAGAACATCGCCGAGTGGATTGTG gcACACTGGTGGGCGGTGCTGTTGATGGGAATCGCTCTCATCATGCTGATGGCCGGCTTCATTAAGATCTGCAGCGTCCACACGCCCAGCAGCAACCCCAAGCTGCCGCCACCCAAACCCCTGCCAG gcacgCTGAAGAGGAGGCGACCGCAGCACACACAGCCCCAGCCTCAGCCACAGCGCCACCATCGACAGCCCAGAGAGAACTACCAGATGGGCCAGATGAGGCGCTGA